Genomic DNA from Syntrophorhabdaceae bacterium:
AGAGGAGAAATCTGGCGTCCCTGAAGTACCTCTGGGGTGTATACTCATAGGCAAAGGCATTTGCCCCGTAGATCCTCGTTACCTCGTCAACGACCTTTGCACATACCTCTGTTGCATACATCTTTGCCTCAGCGGCCAGAACCCTTACATCCATGCCGTTCTCAAGAAGCCATGCGCCATAATATACCATGAGCCGCGCCGCATTCATCTGCGTATCCATATCTGCGAACTTTTCACGGATCAACTGGAATTTGCCGATCGGCTGGCCGAATGCTATCCTCTTTCTCGCAAACTCGATGCCCTCATTATAGGCACCCTTTGCTATACCAAGGGCCATTGCCCCTGTCATCAACCGCACCTCATCAAGGATATCGCTCACATAAAAGACACCCTTCCCAAGCTCCTCACCAAGAAAATTTTCATAAGGGACCCACACGTTATCGAATACAAGCTCACCGGTTACCGTACCCCTGCATCCAAGCTTGTGGAGGACCTGACCATTGGAAAAACCGGGCGTTCCTTTTTCGACAAGAAAGAAGTTGAGGCCCTTTAATCCCTTTGAAGGATCCGTTGTGGCAAGTACAGTACAGAAATCACAAACGGAACCGTTTGTTATCCACATCTTGGTGCCGTTGATCCTCCACCCGTCCCCATCCCTTACAGCCGTGGTCCTCGTTGCCCCAAGGTCGGAACCTGATTGGTCCTCCGTAAAACACATGGTAGCGACCTTTTCTCCCCGGATCGCCGGGTAGAGGCAACGTTCCTTGATCTCCTTGCTGCCGAACCTGAAAAGAAAATATGTACCCATGAGGATATTCATAATGACGCTCTGCGCAAAACCGACAGAACCCCTGGCGATCTCTTCATAGAAGATCATGCACATGATCTTGTCCGCGTTCAGACCCCCAACCTCTTCGGGATAACGCAAACCCAGATAGCCGAGCTTTGTAAAATCTCTCCACAACTCAATAGGGAACTCATCTTTTTCATCTATCTCCTGCGCCTTCGGAACGACCATTCTGTCTATTGTATCCGATATGGTTTTTTTAAAAAATTCCTGTTCCTCGGTTAATCTGAAATCCATATTCTATTCCTCCCTGGAGAATGCTTAAAGATAATTTTTGTATACAATATTTTAATGGTCAATTTTTGTCAAGAAAAAATTTCACCTTTTAATGACGCACTGTTCAGAATAACACCGATGATTTTGGGACCTCTTAAAAAGACAATTTTTTCGGGAAAAAGAGGGCTGGAAAATC
This window encodes:
- a CDS encoding acyl-CoA dehydrogenase family protein → MDFRLTEEQEFFKKTISDTIDRMVVPKAQEIDEKDEFPIELWRDFTKLGYLGLRYPEEVGGLNADKIMCMIFYEEIARGSVGFAQSVIMNILMGTYFLFRFGSKEIKERCLYPAIRGEKVATMCFTEDQSGSDLGATRTTAVRDGDGWRINGTKMWITNGSVCDFCTVLATTDPSKGLKGLNFFLVEKGTPGFSNGQVLHKLGCRGTVTGELVFDNVWVPYENFLGEELGKGVFYVSDILDEVRLMTGAMALGIAKGAYNEGIEFARKRIAFGQPIGKFQLIREKFADMDTQMNAARLMVYYGAWLLENGMDVRVLAAEAKMYATEVCAKVVDEVTRIYGANAFAYEYTPQRYFRDARFLLYGGGTQEVLKDFIGRTILGKL